From one Chryseobacterium sp. 3008163 genomic stretch:
- a CDS encoding CCC motif membrane protein, translating into MNQKLPNAQTVLILGIVSIVGTCCCTGLVGIICGLIGLNKYKSDKLLYDQNPSEYSDFSNLNTGRILCIIGLALGAIQLIYTIFILATVGVDGYMQQYDQLRNMGR; encoded by the coding sequence ATGAATCAAAAGCTGCCAAACGCACAAACGGTGCTAATCTTGGGAATCGTATCAATCGTTGGAACTTGTTGTTGTACAGGTTTAGTAGGTATTATCTGCGGACTTATCGGATTAAACAAATATAAAAGTGATAAGCTTTTGTATGATCAAAATCCATCAGAATATTCAGATTTTAGCAATTTGAATACAGGAAGAATTTTATGCATTATTGGGCTTGCCTTAGGAGCAATTCAGCTTATTTATACTATTTTCATTCTTGCAACTGTAGGAGTAGACGGTTACATGCAACAATATGATCAACTAAGAAATATGGGTAGATAA
- a CDS encoding DUF2752 domain-containing protein → MKIEDYMLPCPSKKFLGIECFGCGTQRAIVLVFNGKFTEAFHMFPAVYTLLLFFGFVALNFIDKKEIMVRF, encoded by the coding sequence ATGAAGATTGAAGATTATATGTTGCCTTGCCCAAGCAAAAAATTCTTAGGGATAGAATGCTTCGGATGTGGTACCCAAAGGGCAATTGTATTAGTTTTTAATGGTAAGTTTACCGAAGCATTCCACATGTTTCCTGCAGTATATACTTTACTCTTGTTTTTTGGTTTTGTAGCCCTCAATTTTATTGATAAAAAAGAAATTATGGTCAGATTTTAA
- the namA gene encoding NADPH dehydrogenase NamA, with amino-acid sequence MLYTPIKFRNVELKNRWVMSPMCMYSCENGLANDFHYVHYGSRAQGGTGLIMVEATGVEPRGRITNNCMGIWNDEQAGKLQKIVEFVHKNSDSKIGIQIAHAGRKGSTWESKQISLEVGWETIAPSPIPYHPTERIPQELSVEEIKDLVQNFKDAAKRAVHAGFDVIEIHGAHGYLVHQFLSPLSNIRTDEYGGSFENRSRFLLEIIDAVNEELNQNVALFVRISGTEYAENGWDINDSVELAKMLKNHAVDLVDVSSGGNIHGAKISVFDGYQVPFSSQVKNEAEVKTGAVGLITSTSQAEEILQKGEADLIFVAREILRNPYIAVQGSFEMNEESFFPHQYLRAKISS; translated from the coding sequence ATGTTATATACTCCGATAAAATTTAGAAATGTAGAACTGAAAAACCGTTGGGTGATGTCACCAATGTGCATGTATTCTTGTGAAAACGGATTGGCTAATGATTTTCATTACGTGCATTACGGAAGTCGTGCTCAGGGCGGAACAGGTTTAATCATGGTGGAAGCTACCGGCGTAGAACCTCGTGGTCGCATTACCAATAACTGCATGGGAATCTGGAACGATGAGCAGGCTGGAAAACTTCAGAAAATCGTAGAATTTGTGCACAAAAACTCAGATTCAAAAATTGGAATTCAGATTGCTCACGCAGGCAGAAAAGGTTCAACTTGGGAAAGTAAACAAATTTCTTTGGAAGTAGGCTGGGAAACCATTGCTCCAAGCCCGATTCCGTATCATCCGACGGAGAGAATTCCACAAGAATTGTCAGTGGAAGAGATAAAAGATTTAGTTCAGAATTTTAAAGATGCAGCAAAAAGAGCAGTACATGCAGGTTTTGATGTTATTGAAATTCATGGTGCCCATGGATATTTAGTTCATCAGTTTTTATCACCGCTTTCAAACATACGAACTGATGAATATGGCGGAAGTTTTGAAAACAGAAGCAGATTTTTACTAGAAATAATTGATGCAGTCAACGAAGAATTGAATCAAAACGTTGCGCTATTCGTAAGAATTTCAGGAACTGAATATGCTGAAAACGGTTGGGATATCAATGACAGTGTAGAATTAGCTAAAATGTTAAAGAATCATGCTGTAGATTTAGTAGACGTTTCAAGCGGAGGAAATATTCATGGTGCGAAAATTTCTGTTTTTGACGGTTACCAAGTTCCATTTTCTTCTCAGGTTAAAAATGAAGCAGAAGTGAAAACAGGAGCTGTTGGTTTGATTACTTCAACTTCTCAGGCTGAAGAAATTTTGCAAAAAGGCGAAGCTGATCTTATTTTTGTGGCAAGAGAGATTCTCAGAAACCCATATATTGCGGTTCAAGGTTCTTTTGAAATGAATGAAGAAAGTTTTTTTCCGCATCAGTACCTCAGAGCGAAAATTTCTTCTTAA
- a CDS encoding cytidine deaminase codes for MKKDIQIGYEHFTSINELTETEKLLFAKAKQARENGYAPYSNFLVGCSVLLENGEIYTGNNQENAAFPSGLCAERTALFWIGANFPNEIIKKIFIIGGPREFSEKTPPIPPCGACRQSLMEYETKQNENIDVYFSNLNEEVFKVNSIKDLLPFYFDSTFL; via the coding sequence ATGAAAAAAGATATACAAATAGGTTACGAACATTTCACAAGCATCAACGAACTGACTGAAACAGAAAAACTGCTTTTTGCAAAAGCAAAACAGGCACGTGAAAATGGCTATGCACCTTACTCCAACTTTTTGGTAGGATGCTCGGTTTTGCTGGAAAACGGAGAAATATACACGGGAAACAATCAGGAAAACGCAGCGTTCCCATCGGGACTTTGTGCGGAAAGAACCGCTCTATTTTGGATCGGCGCTAATTTTCCGAATGAAATCATTAAGAAAATATTTATTATTGGCGGACCGAGAGAATTTTCAGAAAAAACACCACCTATCCCACCTTGTGGAGCGTGCAGACAAAGTTTAATGGAATATGAAACGAAGCAGAATGAAAATATTGATGTTTATTTTTCAAATTTAAATGAAGAAGTTTTTAAAGTAAATTCCATAAAAGATTTGCTACCGTTTTATTTTGACTCGACATTTTTGTAG
- a CDS encoding TonB-dependent receptor plug domain-containing protein, translating to MNKYFYSASLLFLLATPVSLFSQEKESDSIRTETIRALILNMKRQETGVISSQKLSGAELEKLNSTSVADAVRYFSGVQLKDYGGIGGMKTVNIRAMGTQHVGVFYDGIALGNAQNGTVDLGRFSLDNLESISLYNGQKSEIFQSAKDFGSSGSIYLKSRTPVFKDSKKTNVNLHFRSGSFGIINPSVLLEQKLNDNISVALSTEYLTANGEYKFHQRVALPDGSLGWERQGTRTNGDVEALRAEAGVFGKINNGTWKLKTYYYDSERGVPGAVTKYNDIFSSRQWDKNFFVQGSFEKEISPKYKFLISSKFADDYTHYYNDNPGGTPLFIDNTYKQQEVYISTAHQYSPYKFWKINLSVDYQFNTLDANLRQFAYPERNTELVALATQLDFKKFKIQGSILGTFVQEKIENTLFSTPQNRSEFTPTVFASYQPFSAEFKVHGFYKRIFRMPTFNDLYYTEVGSSQLKPEFTNQYDLGFTFNKDFNTGVLKNINLIADAYYNRVQNKIIAYPKGQLFRWTMENLGEVEIKGVDLSAQAIWLLSENLLLSNRFTYTFTEALNITKTNITSYYRHQIPYTAKNNASALLGLTYKDWQLNYSFVYVGERYNMSENIPVNYEQPWYTSDISGTKEFKMNDWKFRLGLEVNNLLDQNYSVIKNYPMPGRNYRVSLRVTF from the coding sequence ATGAATAAATATTTTTACTCTGCTTCGCTGCTGTTTTTGTTGGCTACACCTGTTTCTCTTTTTTCGCAAGAAAAAGAAAGTGACAGCATTCGTACTGAAACAATAAGGGCTCTTATCCTCAATATGAAGCGTCAGGAAACCGGTGTTATTTCTTCACAAAAACTTTCCGGTGCCGAGCTTGAAAAACTGAACAGTACTTCTGTAGCAGATGCTGTGAGGTATTTTTCCGGAGTCCAGCTGAAAGATTATGGCGGAATTGGTGGTATGAAAACCGTAAATATCCGGGCGATGGGAACGCAACACGTTGGTGTTTTCTATGACGGAATTGCCCTTGGAAATGCACAAAACGGAACGGTAGATTTAGGCAGATTTTCTTTAGATAATTTAGAATCAATCTCATTGTACAACGGTCAAAAGAGCGAAATTTTTCAGTCCGCGAAAGACTTTGGTTCTTCAGGATCTATTTATTTGAAAAGCAGAACTCCGGTTTTTAAAGATTCTAAAAAAACCAATGTGAATCTTCACTTCCGCTCGGGATCTTTTGGAATAATTAACCCATCAGTATTGCTTGAACAAAAACTTAATGACAATATAAGCGTTGCCTTAAGCACAGAATATCTTACTGCAAATGGCGAATATAAATTTCATCAGAGAGTTGCTTTACCCGATGGAAGCCTCGGTTGGGAACGCCAAGGTACAAGAACGAATGGTGATGTGGAAGCTCTAAGAGCTGAAGCAGGAGTTTTCGGTAAAATCAATAACGGAACTTGGAAACTGAAAACCTATTATTACGATTCTGAAAGAGGAGTTCCTGGCGCCGTGACAAAATACAATGATATTTTCTCGAGCCGACAATGGGATAAAAATTTCTTTGTACAGGGAAGTTTTGAAAAAGAAATTTCTCCTAAATATAAATTTCTCATTAGTTCAAAATTTGCTGATGACTACACTCATTATTACAATGATAACCCAGGCGGAACGCCACTTTTCATCGATAATACATACAAACAGCAGGAGGTTTATATATCAACCGCACACCAATATTCTCCTTATAAATTTTGGAAAATCAATTTATCTGTAGATTATCAATTTAATACTTTGGATGCCAATTTAAGACAGTTTGCCTATCCCGAAAGAAATACAGAGCTTGTGGCACTGGCAACTCAGCTTGATTTTAAAAAATTTAAAATACAAGGAAGCATTTTAGGAACTTTTGTGCAGGAAAAAATAGAAAACACCCTATTTTCAACACCTCAAAACCGTTCTGAATTTACGCCTACGGTATTCGCTTCTTATCAGCCGTTTTCCGCAGAATTTAAAGTTCACGGTTTTTATAAAAGGATTTTCAGGATGCCTACCTTCAATGATTTGTATTACACGGAAGTCGGAAGTTCGCAACTGAAACCTGAATTTACCAATCAGTACGATCTAGGATTTACATTTAACAAAGATTTTAATACTGGCGTTTTAAAAAACATCAACCTGATTGCTGATGCTTATTACAATCGTGTTCAGAACAAAATTATAGCTTATCCAAAAGGGCAACTATTCCGTTGGACGATGGAGAATTTGGGTGAAGTGGAAATAAAAGGCGTAGATCTTTCGGCACAGGCAATCTGGTTGCTTTCAGAAAATTTATTATTGAGCAACCGTTTTACTTATACTTTTACAGAAGCTTTAAATATTACCAAAACCAATATTACTTCTTACTACAGGCATCAGATTCCGTATACTGCAAAGAATAATGCAAGTGCCCTGCTCGGGCTTACCTACAAAGACTGGCAACTGAATTACAGTTTCGTCTACGTTGGCGAAAGGTACAATATGTCTGAAAATATTCCTGTAAACTATGAACAGCCTTGGTACACGAGCGATATTTCGGGAACGAAAGAATTTAAAATGAATGACTGGAAATTCAGATTAGGCTTGGAAGTGAATAATCTTTTGGATCAGAATTACAGCGTTATCAAAAATTACCCAATGCCGGGACGAAATTACAGAGTCAGCCTGAGAGTAACCTTTTAA
- a CDS encoding YncE family protein: MKKIYLFLVFFLILTAQSCREDYDYINYGAVYTGVQEPEDINIKGLYVLNEGNMGSNKASIDFFDYSTGVFTENYYNAQNPTVVNSLGDVGNDIKTYKDKLYAVINLSNYIEVMDAKTAKHIGEIQIQNCRYINFHKDYAYITSYGGAVGASQPGYVVKVDVNTLQIVGKLYVGKQPDELEVVGDKLYVTNSGAYSGPDYDNTVSVIDLNTFTEIKKIPVAINLSKIKKDDTGKLWITSRGNFGNIPPKTYVLNPQTDQVIKEFNIPVSNFSIVENRLYYISYEWTSGGATSSYGIINTDTLEKTSNNFITDGTDTKIVIPYGIAANPVNGDIFISDAKDYTSSGELFCYNKFGKLKWKVKTGDIPGHLTFLYK, translated from the coding sequence ATGAAAAAAATATATTTATTCTTAGTTTTCTTTTTGATTCTTACAGCTCAGTCTTGTAGAGAAGATTATGATTACATTAATTATGGTGCAGTCTATACGGGAGTTCAGGAGCCGGAAGACATCAACATCAAAGGTCTTTATGTACTTAATGAGGGCAATATGGGAAGCAACAAAGCTTCTATAGATTTTTTTGATTATTCTACCGGAGTTTTTACCGAAAATTATTACAATGCTCAAAATCCTACAGTAGTTAACAGTCTGGGAGATGTAGGAAACGATATTAAAACGTATAAAGATAAATTGTACGCTGTCATCAATCTTTCAAATTATATTGAAGTGATGGATGCCAAAACAGCAAAACATATTGGAGAAATCCAGATTCAAAACTGCAGGTACATTAATTTTCATAAAGATTACGCTTACATTACGTCTTACGGTGGTGCCGTTGGAGCATCACAGCCCGGATATGTGGTAAAAGTAGACGTCAATACCCTGCAAATTGTCGGTAAGCTCTATGTTGGAAAACAACCCGACGAACTAGAAGTTGTAGGAGATAAATTATATGTTACGAATTCTGGTGCATACAGTGGTCCTGATTATGACAATACTGTTTCTGTCATTGATCTGAATACTTTTACCGAGATTAAAAAAATACCTGTTGCCATCAATTTAAGTAAAATTAAAAAAGATGACACGGGAAAGCTTTGGATAACCTCGCGTGGAAACTTCGGTAACATTCCTCCAAAAACGTATGTTTTAAATCCTCAGACTGATCAGGTTATCAAAGAATTTAATATTCCTGTAAGTAATTTTTCAATTGTTGAAAACAGACTGTACTATATCAGTTATGAATGGACTTCTGGAGGCGCAACCAGCAGTTACGGAATCATTAATACTGACACGCTAGAAAAAACAAGCAATAATTTTATAACAGACGGAACAGACACCAAAATTGTCATTCCATACGGCATTGCTGCAAACCCTGTCAATGGTGACATTTTTATTTCAGACGCTAAAGATTACACTTCTTCCGGCGAGCTTTTCTGCTACAACAAATTCGGAAAATTAAAATGGAAAGTCAAGACGGGAGACATTCCGGGACATTTAACTTTTTTATATAAATAA